ACATGGACATTATAAGCAATTAACTATGCGTTTGAGAAGATGAAGCACCTTTATGAATGGATAGCTTTGTAAATACTCCATCGTATAGTTATGGGAAGCAGGAAAATGCGGCCCACAGAAAAGAACACGAGTGATCGGCTTGCTACTCTCACTACTCATTCTCTGGAATTGTCTCAGTAAACCTGCATTGAGGGACCAATTGCATCAAATTAACAGctaaggtggcgttcggttggcatgactaatatcatgagactatccatctaggattaagttgtgggattattttagttggagggggaggctatgactaattatcatgagactatccatctaggattaagttgaatggttcaatcttatgaaccaaacatgatacatatttaatcatgagatttaatcttgccaaccgaacaccctcTAAAGAGATGATTAACATACACAACTTTCtccctctctatctctctccatAGATTTGAAGTAGGACATAATCCAAGTTTCTCTAGCAACATTCATTTCGAGCATATGACTATGCCATATAGTAAAGGAGAAAAGGAACTGATCAGTTTTCACAAGGCAAACAAAGAAGGAAGAAAAGTTATGTGCCAAAATATAATAGCAGCAGCAACTAAAACTCCCACATCAAATTACACATATAATATAAACCCTAAACCAATTATGAGTTCCtattatatacaaatataaaattatctAAATCCTCCTTCCAACAATTGAAGTTCAGTTGTAGTATATAACACAATATCATCTAATCAAAATAGAGATAAGGGTAAGAGAAAAAACTGATCTTTTTCCagagagaaaaagaagcaagaaaaaaaaccccaaatcaCCAAAACAAGCGCCTAATCATCACATTATTTCCACAGCAAGGAATTCTCGAAAAAGCAACAGACATAATTATTCAAGCAAAAACGAAGATTGTTGCGAAATGGATTTCACCTGGAGAAGAAGAACACAGAAGCTTGCAGTGAGCTTCGACGCGGTACGATGATGTTGTGtcttttagagcatctccaataaccggcgtcaccaccgcgacgccgatttttcgccgacgccggtttttcgccgacgccggtttgacgccgaaccattggaaccggcgtcggcgaaatcggcgtcgccatgccgattcccgcgctgacgccggttccgacgccgatcctcacgggcgccattgtgcgtcccggatcggcgccaaaccggcgtcgaatttaaatttttttttttcgaaaacactatatatacgcgcgtttttcgaaaacactatataacGCGCgttgaacgaagagctagatgcctatacgagcagtgaggttgatcgatggatgcagagttatatgcagccggcggcacctcgctcacgaccagttgtccaccgtcgacaagtggtgcatcgtgatcatgaagctgcacatcagcgcctgttcacagattacttcgcagaggagccgcgttttgacgccaaccatttcaggcgtcgttttaggatgaggcgggacttatttatgcgtattgttaacaaatttatgtaattttttaaatgtaatttttttaattattgtacttttttttttaaaattaatgtactttttaaattttaatattattatttgaattttccgtatttgtctcgtaaattaaattccgtatgttgatacgagtgtaaattaaattatataattgttattagtgatgtggataggtagtgtgaaggctatgtgagggctatttgatatCCAGTTGAtatggcaagctgatgtggcaggagaattgtagtgctgatgatgtggcaatgtgaaggctatttgagggctatttgacgtcctaacctattggagatgctcttagagctgTGATGACCAAAGCTCTCAAGATTCTTGTAAGCGGATATGCAATTACACGGTACATGACTATGATTTTCAAATCAGTTTTTCAGTTCATAGTTGTAGGTATATCATGTGTTTGATAAGTTCAGCTTAAGTTAATAAAGTTCAAAATTGAGCCTTCATAGTTCtatttgttttaaaataaaattattttggtcatacacatcaaatatcattatataagtataaaaattaagaaatactagagtactagtacttaaatttgaaagaacatttttattcatttaactTTTACTTTAAATGTAATTAATTTACCAATTTAGTTAGTTGACTGTTAACATTTTGATAGATCAATATGACTCAAAACATACTACTccctattttgatttttttttgaagcGCAATTTAATAGGTAAAATATTTCACCTCCATTTAACAGATCAAGAGTTTAATGTGAAAAGACATCCAATTACTTTGTTCTTATGTCCTTTGTTTCTTTTTAGTACAGTATATTTTTTCCTCTCTatgatatattttaaatttaattaaaattataatttaacgtattttcattttaatttaattaaagtataaattacaaattatactatgctctccgtcccacaaggatatatattctttcatttttagtccatcTCACGAGAGAGTGTACTTTccattttgaaaactcttttatctctaatgaggtgagacctatttttcactaacaataacttaattactttttatttatatctctcttttattttaccaattgtgtattaaaattcatgCTCAACAAGAGTGAATATCTttgttataaaatataaaaaataaataaaagaataagaGATGAAATCCAATGGTAATTTACCATTGCCCATTAACTTCTATAGTAACTTAAATCTCCAATCTATTAGACTATCTCCAATGATACGCTAAAATCAAAAAGGCATAGACAATTAGTTCCAATGGTATTCCAAAACCAACAAATTTTTTGGTTTTAGAGTAAGATGGAGTACCTATTTTTAAGTTTTCGCTAAAACAAACCTAAATCACTTTTTCAAGTTTTATgagtaaaaaatataatttgagtttagtataaatgattggagtaaaatcactatttatttgatatttacactaaaatatatTTGAGTTGAATATAAATAGTTAGAAATGATCTTAATCACTGAAAAAAAATGTCTTACCAAGTTTATTGTGCTTAATCACTAGTAACGATTTCATCTGGAGACAGTGAACACTGTGTCCACATTTTATTCCTCAGTAGcaataaattcacaaaaaataaCGATATAATAACTCATCTGCATATGCGCAACAGATCAGAAAATCTCAAACATCATTATTAACCAAAAATAAGACTAGGTACAACTGAAATTCGTATCAGAAACTACCAGAGCAAAAAGAGGGTTTCGACTTAACAACTAACAGATACTACAccaagacttgaagaagcaCCATCCCAATGTAAAACAATGAATATACCTAGCCGGTGGCGATGCAAAGATGTCAGTGATCTTACTCATAGCACAGGACTTGCTGATGCATCGAAGCAGTTGAAGCTCAACGGGAAACTAAAGCGCATCTATACCCTAGGCATTTGGCCGGAGATAAGAGGATCAAGAATTTAAGGAGAAGTTCCAGGGAAGAGTTCAGATATTTTATTGAACACGTCCATAACCTAAGAGAGAAAATGAAGATTCGGGCATTAGCTGTGCATTTACAATGCACATGCGCTGGCAGAAAACTAAACATGGAATAATAGTTTGATTGAACTGATTGTGTTATGTCTTTATCTTACCTCTTTGTCATTTTGATACTTGGCAATACTTAGAGGGTTCTGAGAGCACTGCAAGATTATAATAGAAAATCAGAATTTGACATGCGCAGCAACGCACACCCAACAGAGTATGACGAGAGGGGTAAAATTTGTGGGGATGCATTTAAGTTGATGGGATGAGAAAAGAAGAAATTGCTTACGTCTAAGATGGCTGCTTGAACTCTTGGGTTTTGAAACGCCATAGCAACGTCAGGATTAGCCATGATTTTAGATATGACTTCATCCGGAGTGAGGCCTATTTGATCTGCATGAAGTAAAACAGAAGGTGTAAATGCTTGCAATATCTCCTAATCAACATTATATGTTAACATAGAAATAAGTGGCAACACACACCAAACTGTTGTTTGATCTCAGGGCTGCTGAGATCAAAGTTCTTCAACGTATCCATCATGCGATTGTCCCATTCAGGATTTCCACCCATGTTATTTCTGAAaatataaagtagaaaaaaacatCACTGCTACATAAGATACTGCATGATTAGTATAGGAAATATTATCTAAATACCACATCAGTAGTTCAACCAACCAACCAACTTCTAAATGCTCTGATTGTACACAAAATTACTCTTAATGGAGCgaaattgcatatttaaatgttttGAGCCCATGGAAAAAGCATCTAATATCtccataaattttaaaacaatGAACAATAAAgatgtactactactacttacaACATATCTTGAAGTTGTTGACGGTAAACTGGATTTTGTAGCATCCCTGTTGCATTACATGGAAAAGGTGATTAAGAATTTTCATTGAAGAGTTTATGATAAAAATTcataatatagttataaaaaACTTAAGGATGACATGTCACCACTTCTAGGCTCTTTCTTATCTTAATTAAGGTTCTGCTCCAAAAATAAAGTTTTAAAATGAAAGATCTAAAACTTTTATAATTTAGGCGCCACAGCAGTGACGAAAATGCCACACGAATCATGATGTATTTATTACATGCAAAATCTTTCTGAGCATTTTCAGCTTTGCATTAAACTAGTAACAAATAAATCAACAAAGTTTCTGAGGTTCCCTATTTTACTTTCATTATCATTATTTTCAAATAAGCCACCGGAATAGCGCGTGAGAGAAGAAAACCTTCCAACAGAATGGATAGGAAAAAATATAACTTCTCCATAAATTAGAAACTAGAGAACAGAAAATCAAAGCTCGCTTAAGGTTTGAAATCGGATGGAGAGTCAAACTTACATTTAAAGGTGGTCGGATTCCTCATCTCCTCTGGCAGGTATCTGAAAATAATAACAAATCAAGAATAGGTCTCCATAAGTATAATTAGTTTGACCATATATATAGGCCAATATTTGCTTTTACACGACAGAAGATTACGTAAAACTTGTAAGCAATttatttgaaaagaaaagaaggtTAAATAAAAGTGACTCTCATGAGATACAAACATCAGTGCCATCTAACGTTAAATATTTGATTTGATAAATCTCTGAAGGGTCTCTGTTCTCATCTTATGTGcatgtaaaattaataattcaagGTAAGGGCATAGGATATCTCACGGGAAAACCATTTTCTGCACTGTTGGATCTTCCATCATTTTCTCCAATGCATCCACTGACAAGAGGGGGTTACCTGTTCATTTACAGATAAACAATTTTGTTAATTTGTATTATCACAATGTGTGAAAGATAATCTTTTACTCAAGATAATGAAATGAGAAACAATCTGAAACTGCAAACATGATTAGCTGCTCAAACCTCATGGTTTATGGATAGAAGCAATAAATTTTCATTATAACTTACATGTAAATaacaacaatatttttttaatttaacaacTCCAAGTCTCCAAGTAAGTAGTTACAAATATGAAAAGTACACAGGAATGCAGACCGAACTTAAACTTACTAGTGGAGGGACCGTCTGATGCCCTTGTTCCTTGGTTTGAAGGCGTGCCATTTTGGGGAACCTTTTGGAAGATGCTCAAATAGTTAGATTGACCAAAATATGATAACAAATTATAAGTCCGGTGCTGACAGTGAGGGTCCAACTTACTTGCTCAGATTGCTGTGAGTAACTATTGGGTGAATCTGTCTGAGCTGATTCCTTGTAGCCTTCAAAAGCACTTTTTTGCACCGTCTCCTCTGGGGAGACATCTACGAAAGCTGAAAATGGAGCATAAGCAGATCAAGTGAATATTGACACAACACAAGGATGGAGGATTATGAAAGAAAAGCAGTGAAAGAAAATTCTGAGATTCATAGTTTATGGATGCTCATCTAAGACAATATATTTGAATTATCAGAGACACAAAAGGACTAGAAATACCGTATTTCTTTGGTGCATCCTGTGGTTCTACTTTATTATTGACAGATGTGGACGGAGGATCCTCCACTTTTGTTGCAGGTATATCAGTTATTGATTGAGATGCTGCAGGAGCTCCACTCTTGAATGAATCCGATGTTGGACTCGTTGATTggggtggcggtggtggtggaaaTGGGAAGGGTGAGCCAGGTCCAAAGGCAGTGTTTCCAAATGGACTATTTTGGGTATTCATCTGTTGTGTGAAGGTCTTGAGAGCTTGTTCCATTGCATATTTCTGCAGCAATGAGATTTTTTTCTGAAAAAGTCAGACTAGGTAACGAGTGGCTGTTTAAGATTGCCTGTTTCCCCATAGTGCATGTGTTGCAGTTGCAGATGTAGGATTCTGGGACAAAATTTAAGGTAAAGTAACTAAAGGATGGACCTGATCCATTGCATTTAGCTCGAGAAAAAAAAGAGACACAGATAAAAGGAAAGACAACAAGCAACATAACCCTGAATATATATGTCTTTTTCTAATTGTAGCTTTATTTCAGCTGATGCTACAAGCATCCAGAGATATACATCCCTGGTCACGTTAATGGACAATGACTAACAAAATGAACAAGAGCAATCGGACAGCAAAGGTGTGACTCACCTTTACTCTTCCAGCCACCTGTAATGTAAAGCATATAGTTAATAAAATGTATAAGAGCTTAATAAAGTTGGAAGGAGAATACTGGAACTTCTATGAAAAACCATAGCTCACCCATGAAAAAAGTGCTGAGAaaccaacaccaacaccaatCCAGAAAAGAGGTGAGCCCCTATATTAATGGTTACACCAAGATGAGAGTGCGTGCTAACAAGGTCATACTATCTATGTAGGTTCTAGCTATGAACAAAGTTATAAGAAAAACATTGATGGATTATTACACTTGAGAAGTAGGTGGAGCTGAAATCTGTGGATTCACACCAACAGACGATGTTTGTTGGCCACTAGAGGCAATGCTAGCAAAACAATCCCTTTGAACTTTCTCCCCCACTGATCAAAATAAcagtaaaaacaaaaacaacatgagACTAGAATCATGAAATGCACTAACAAACACAGGAAGCAACACAAAAACATTCTCAAGAGGCTATTATTCCATACATTGTTAGTTGATATATAGGCCAAAAACAAACAAGCATAATGGAACACAAACTAACTCACTATGAAGAGAATACACTATACATTTTTATATAGTTCGTTGATTTAAAATTGGGTACAGAATTAAACTCATGAGTTAACAGCGTGTAAGATTTCTTTACAATCTAATTTACCAATAAATTCTAGCTTCCCATAACTGCCTACAACACAATGTTCTTCAAGCAATCACCAACACCTCTTAAATTAGGGATTGGATACAGATAATCTAAACAAAAATTGTATTGAATTACCAATAGTTTTTGTGGGTTTGCGCGGCTCGAAGAGTGAAACTACAGAGACAGAATGAGCAGGATTGCTCTTTCTGCAACTTTTCCCAGTTTTTCCGAGTAAATTTGGAAGAGCTGCGAATTGTTTGCTGGAAACAGAAATCAGTGAGTTCCTGGGATTTGGGGAGAGTCCTAATACTATTTTGGGTGACGAAAGCATGCCCAAATTCTCCATGTTTACCACTAAAGCCCACCTAGTCTATCAAAATAGAGCTGCTCTGTATGGGAAAGAGAGTGTAAGTATGGGAAAGAGAGTGTAAGGGTATCCACAGTGgtgatagcccagcaatagctcagccatagcccagccacaaactcctcatggcacatcatcaatactaaaaaccctcctgccacatcagaaatagctcagccatagcctagccatatcataaatagcccagccacaccaatagcctagccatatacggaatttaatttacgagacatatacgggaaacattaataatactattttaatttttaaaaaagtacaataaattaaaaaagtacaataaatttaaaaagtactaaaattttaaaaaagtacattaataataaaaattacattaaaaaaaagtacattttacaaaattacataaataaaaaaaactaacttcgagcagtcctccgcgcccataactcttcaattaaatccttttggagtcgaatatgagcttccgtttggcgcatgtcggcatgtgcttggaggaggccggcttcatcgtgaggtaccccactccgtgcgttggggacggccacgccgtggcttggaccggcttcattatcgtcgttggcccaatctgtcagttgtacaccttcatcttcgacaatcatgttgtgcatgataatacaggcgtacattgtatcagcaatgcagtcgacgtgccacaaacgcgttggacccctaaccgccgcccatcgagcctggagcacaccaaatgcgcgctccacgtccttgcgcgcggactcctgccgtgccgcaaagtaggccttcttctcatctcctgggcatcggatcgtcttcacaaagacgggccacctagggtatatcccatccgccaagtagtagcccatatcatgccggttgtcgttggcgacaaaactgatggccggaccgacgccctggcactgctcgttgaataggggggacgagttgaggacgtttaggtcgttgttcgaaccggctatcccaaaatacgcatgccaaatccacagccggtaatcagctacggcctcgaggatcatcgtgggattctttcccttgtagccggtcgtgtagaaccccttccaggcagcgggacagttcctccactcccaatgcatacaatctatgctgcctaacattcccgggaacccatgctgctcCCCATGCATCCTCAGCAGATCCCGACAATCTTTgcgggtaggctttcggagatactgatcaccgaatacttcaatcacggcttgacagaaatacttcaaacattccagggaagtcgtctcaccgatgtggaggtactcgtcccacatgtctgccgcgcctccgtaagccaactgccggattgccgcagtgcacttttgaattggtgtgtggccgggtttgccagcagcatcgtgcctgaagcggaaatacagatatcgttgctccaaggcgttaacaatacgcataaacatggctctgctcatcctaaaacgtcgcctgaaaatgttggcgttgaatcgcggctcctctgcgaagtagtctttgtataggcgctgatgtgcagctacgtgatcacgatcaatcgcttgtcggcgatggacaactggccgaggtcgaggtaccgccggctgcaaggctctttgcatccattggtctatcccgcggttggtatatgcctcaaacgcttcggccattcgacgttcgtactcctcatcgtcccccccactacctccactaccatcacccgcgttactcatcttctcggtgttgatcttgtatagaaattaagatagagagagtactcgttaatacaagtggtgcgaatgaaaatgaagtgcaaatcgcgtatatatagtgtctcgaaaatttaaaaaaaaaacaaaaaaaccgttgggcgatcccgacgctgcaatggcgccgagcggatcgcccagcgcatcgcccagcgcccgtcgaccgcctagcgctaggcgatttttaattccgaaaaaccgctcgacggttttcggaagctgcaatggttcgcctagcaaccgcctagcgccggcgctcggctaggcggtgcgctaggcacCATTGTGGATAGCCTAAAAGGGCAAATGCTTTGTGCGTGACGCAGCTAATTGAGGGAATGCGTAACGAGAATGCGTGTCGGATTCGGACCTTTCAAACGGGTCTGCGCACGAACCCAATTACATATTGAATGAATACGAAAACTTATTACTTAGATTTTGaacttataaatttaattaattatttgacaTAATCCTTATTAGAACCTAGTGTTGCGCCTCGAAATGATATTACTTACTAGAATCATAGCATTGACTCACAAGCAAGTGTAATTTGAAGTGAAatgtaaaataagaaattgaaaaattgTGTGTAAATTGATTTGTCAATATCCAAGTTTCTCTACATCTCATTTCCAATGGTTATGGTTATATACATACTCTGAAAGATTTACCGACATAACAAAATCACAACAAAAATCGACACATTCCAACAAGAACACTTGCTGCTACAAAGCCTTTGCATCTCTCCCATTCATCCTGCTCACTTCTTCACATAGTCTGCAAGGCAACGAGTCGAGGCTAGTGGCACGAGTCTTCCCATAGTTACCTAGAACGCCACATCTCCTCCATGCGTGATACTCAGCATAAGCAACGGGATCATTAGCTAAGGACTTCACGTAGGAGGCCAGCTGCTCAATAGAACTGAACTGTGTCCCGTCTATTATGGAGTGAGGAGGTATGAAGTCCCAGACGTTTGGGGCGCCAAAGTATATGGGAACAGCCCCGGAATCGAGAGCATAGAAGAGTTTCTCCGTCACATAGCTCTCTGTCATGGTGTTCTCGATTGCAAGGACAAACTTGTAATGGGACATGGCACAATGTAGATGATCCCACCATTTAGGTTTCTCGTTGGGATCCTTCACACACTCGGGGTAGAAGGAGAGTGCCTGGTCGAGGCCTCCAACATTGTTCAAGCACTTACCAAAAGAGTGGGAGGGCAACAAGCTGAGTATCTTCTTGGCAAGTTGATTCCTTTGAGGTAAGCAGCGAGACGAAGACCAATAAACAAGAGTGTCCTTGAAAATTGAGAATCCCAATCAGCTTTAATATCCATAAATAAAGAGTTCACTCAAAATTAGTTTGAGATTATACGAcaaaaaagtcaaaattaaGCAAAAGGTATGAGCAACATGTGACGAAAAAGGAATGGAATTAGTGAAAAACTTACATTGTTCTTGTCAGAAGATAGTTGATAATTTCTGTTGTTATGAAAAACTGCCCCAGCATAAGTCGACTGGACGTTATCTTTAGCATGATAGCTAATAAAGATATCCTCGCGGCCTGACCTCCTCCTACCAGCTTCAAGATCCATATACACCCGAAGTGGATCACCATCCCGTCTCTGTCAAATGTCAAGTATACTAAATAAGACAATTAAATTGGAAAATCACTGCCTAAAGATGCTGATTGCCAATACATAAAATACGGAACTTTACACTTTGTCGCTTAGCAAAATAACCAGATAGTATCATATAGGAGTACTAATgtcatgtcaacaacaaatatgGTTTCTGCTCAATGACAAAACAGATCATGATTTACACTAGGTACCAATACCGAAACAAGACCAATTTCCTTTTATCCTTTTCCTTTTGCCCCCACACAGCTTACATTCTAATTGTAATACTGCCAGTGCTCTAGGAAGCATCTCGTTCATCTCTAATCCAGGTTTTTAACCAAGATCTATAGAATGAATCAGTTCATCCTTAAAGTATTGTCCTTAATGTATGCTCTCAGTCACTAACTGATTTAGGTAAAAGCAATAGTTCACCAGCAGTAAGATCAATGACAAACATCAAACTCAAAATGCTTAGCTAAGACTACTAATCCCAATAACCTCCACAGTCCCCAGTCCAGGACTCCATCATTCGCTAGAGTAATCCTACATGGTATAATAGTATATTGAAAGTAAGCCGTCAAATTTCCACTAACTGAACGCTTACAAATGCTGTAGTAGATCATCTGTAGGATCAAGTGGCTCCATCATATAGAGTATAATCTTCAATTTAGGTCATCAAATTTCACTAGTTGTTAAGGTCTGTAAGATCAAGAACCACATACTAGACACTAAGGGGGCATTTACTTTGAGTATTCGAAGACAAGATGGTCAAACAAGTTCAAAAATAGCAAATCGATCAAAGTAAATTCTATCTTGAATTACTTTTACCTATCCATCATAGTATAATGCTCCCCAACTAAATGCCAGAGACTACAATCTCAAACCAGGATACCAAAAGAGCAAGTATTACTAATACAAGAGTTGCAATTTGCTTTCACAGAATCAGACAACACCAAAGCAAACCATTCAGCAAAGATTACAAAACTCTTAGCTAAAGCACTCATATTTACATATTAATCTAAAAAACAATCAATTTAAAGGGAATTTACCAGAACTGGGGGAGTGGTTGTTTCAAACAAAAGGGCATCAGGTTTATCAGCAAGAAGAGAAGATTTGGTCCATAAACAGCTCAACCCACATCTACAGCTATACAAATTATCCATATTGTCAGGAATCCAAGTCCACCCTTTGACCAGAACGCTGACATGCTTCATCTGCAGCTCACCACACTCAATTCCCCCCGCCGCATTCTGCAAAGACGAGATCTTTGACCCATTCGCCAGCAAATCTCGGTGCATTCCCCTAAATTGGGCGCAGCCCACAGAGGAATCCCATTTCATGAACGCTCTGAACAAATCTCTGAAGGGCTCTGGCGAATCGGATTTCGAAAGGGAGTAGAAGATCGAATCTTTAGCTGATGGAAGTGCAGAATCTGCAGATGGGAGTTGGAGAAATCCGGTGAAGAAGAGGATGATCACCGTAGCGGTTAACATCAGTGTCACTGCCAAGGTGTTTATGGGTTTTAGTTGCAtactcctctcctctcctctcctctcctctcctcacCTCTCCC
This sequence is a window from Salvia splendens isolate huo1 chromosome 5, SspV2, whole genome shotgun sequence. Protein-coding genes within it:
- the LOC121805590 gene encoding protein TIC 40, chloroplastic-like, whose product is MENLGMLSSPKIVLGLSPNPRNSLISVSSKQFAALPNLLGKTGKSCRKSNPAHSVSVVSLFEPRKPTKTIVGEKVQRDCFASIASSGQQTSSVGVNPQISAPPTSQVGSPLFWIGVGVGFSALFSWVAGRVKKYAMEQALKTFTQQMNTQNSPFGNTAFGPGSPFPFPPPPPPQSTSPTSDSFKSGAPAASQSITDIPATKVEDPPSTSVNNKVEPQDAPKKYAFVDVSPEETVQKSAFEGYKESAQTDSPNSYSQQSEQVPQNGTPSNQGTRASDGPSTSNPLLSVDALEKMMEDPTVQKMVFPYLPEEMRNPTTFKWMLQNPVYRQQLQDMLNNMGGNPEWDNRMMDTLKNFDLSSPEIKQQFDQIGLTPDEVISKIMANPDVAMAFQNPRVQAAILDCSQNPLSIAKYQNDKEVMDVFNKISELFPGTSP
- the LOC121805472 gene encoding alpha-(1,4)-fucosyltransferase-like, producing MQLKPINTLAVTLMLTATVIILFFTGFLQLPSADSALPSAKDSIFYSLSKSDSPEPFRDLFRAFMKWDSSVGCAQFRGMHRDLLANGSKISSLQNAAGGIECGELQMKHVSVLVKGWTWIPDNMDNLYSCRCGLSCLWTKSSLLADKPDALLFETTTPPVLRRDGDPLRVYMDLEAGRRRSGREDIFISYHAKDNVQSTYAGAVFHNNRNYQLSSDKNNDTLVYWSSSRCLPQRNQLAKKILSLLPSHSFGKCLNNVGGLDQALSFYPECVKDPNEKPKWWDHLHCAMSHYKFVLAIENTMTESYVTEKLFYALDSGAVPIYFGAPNVWDFIPPHSIIDGTQFSSIEQLASYVKSLANDPVAYAEYHAWRRCGVLGNYGKTRATSLDSLPCRLCEEVSRMNGRDAKAL
- the LOC121804425 gene encoding uncharacterized protein LOC121804425 translates to MSRAMFMRIVNALEQRYLYFRFRHDAAGKPGHTPIQKCTAAIRQLAYGGAADMWDEYLHIGETTSLECLKYFCQAVIEVFGDQYLRKPTRKDCRDLLRMHGEQHGFPGMLGSIDCMHWEWRNCPAAWKGFYTTGYKGKNPTMILEAVADYRLWIWHAYFGIAGSNNDLNVLNSSPLFNEQCQGVGPAISFVANDNRHDMGYYLADGIYPRWPVFVKTIRCPGDEKKAYFAARQESARKDVERAFGVLQARWAAVRGPTRLWHVDCIADTMYACIIMHNMIVE